A single Anopheles funestus chromosome 2RL, idAnoFuneDA-416_04, whole genome shotgun sequence DNA region contains:
- the LOC125764529 gene encoding uncharacterized protein LOC125764529: MLTTMINIDTINKILEDIKDAILLSKMSVTNSKILSPREYAIIKRLLEDQGVETDIPEEALTYATPKIAVSKEKLLYILKVPQLQEVESKIIEIIAINHNNSVIRHYPRYLLQHKKILYTTTKPEEYVQRYSYTMEFIDNCIFPLVMGKESNCIVVQDYTITAKLIADNLLLIENANGQLIKTDCGPNDRILRGNFLLTFSNCTIQFENQTFTSKEIHVKNPSVSGTTFNTAIHRKIVETPLASLDNRTLTNRNHIEHIYLQQYKNITLNWSLLSGIGLSFAVSLILIIIAYCYLSHLVSAIVNQIGKRKSRLQNEPRNHRSEATLVDRLDA; encoded by the coding sequence ATGCTGACGACAATGATCAATATAGACACCATCAATAAGATACTAGAAGATATCAAAGATGCGATACTGTTATCCAAAATGTCTGttacaaacagcaaaattttGTCGCCACGTGAATACGCCATCATCAAACGTCTTTTAGAAGACCAAGGAGTAGAAACAGATATCCCTGAAGAAGCTTTAACCTACGCGACACCCAAAATAGCAgtcagcaaagaaaaactgcTATACATACTCAAAGTTCCTCAGTTACAAGAAGTCGAATCAAAAATCATTGAAATAATTGCGATAAACCATAATAATTCCGTAATCAGACATTATCCAAGATATCTGctacaacacaaaaagatACTCTACACAACAACGAAACCGGAAGAATACGTTCAAAGGTACTCCTATACAATGGAATTTATCGACAATTGCATATTCCctctagtgatgggaaaagaaagtaattGTATTGTAGTACAAGATTACACAATCACAGCCAAACTCATAGCGGATAATCTCTTACTTATCGAGAATGCAAATGGACAGCTAATCAAAACCGATTGTGGCCCAAATGACAGAATACTGAGAGGAAATTTCCTACTTACATTTTCTAACTGTACCATTCAGTTCGAAAACCAAACATTCACATCAAAGGAAATCCATGTAAAGAACCCTTCAGTGTCAGGAACAACATTCAACACCGCAATTCATCGAAAAATCGTAGAAACTCCTTTGGCGTCCCTAGACAATAGAACATTAACGAATCGCAATCATATCGAACACATTTACCTGCAACAGTACAAGAATATAACATTGAATTGGAGTCTGTTAAGCGGAATCGGACTTAGCTTTGCAGTATCTTTAATTTTGATCATAATTGCCTATTGCTATCTAAGTCACCTAGTATCAGCAATAGTAAATCAAATCGGTAAAAGAAAATCCCGCTTACAGAACGAGCCACGCAACCATCGCAGTGAAGCTACTCTCGTGGACAGATTAGACGCATGA
- the LOC125764493 gene encoding probable dolichyl pyrophosphate Man9GlcNAc2 alpha-1,3-glucosyltransferase, with translation MDTGTGMLWLVLVAAGLFLRATVSLHSYSGANRPPMYGDFEAQRHWQEVTVNLPVGDWYRNTSDNDLLYWGLDYPPLTAYHSYLVGLWARRWHNESFVALHTSRGISTDEHKHFMRNTVLLVDVILYVPAILYATYTVRRRMANDPSKPHKGVEWLSPVLAVLFPGQILIDNGHFQYNNVSLALCALAIVAVIERRTLAGAILFCLALNYKQMELYHALPFFFYLLRDCFTITDSSATPGRRLIIGVKRLTLLGATVLLTFIILWLPWLRSLDAVGQLVHRIFPVARGVFEDKVSNVWCVVNVFVKLRNIPNTTMAFVCLLCTLLAVLPSGLHLLFQKTPTTRSFLYSLTVTALGFFLFSFQVHEKSILLAALPATLLLPLEPLVSCWFLQVATFSMLPLLHKDGLTGAFVALSIISLTLLRIAARPQGQQSSNKNKKSSYDTLNLRGLLPEGIGNQASGSVLLALFYLSLLGQIVLLLAFLCFRPPPHLPFIYPLLISAYSCGHFVLFYLYFNYRQLCNDGTDQSNKLPSKISLKKKAK, from the exons ATGGATACCGGAACCGGGATGCTGTGGTTAGTGCTAGTGGCGGCCGGGTTATTTCTCCGTGCTACCGTTTCGTTGCACTCTTACTCCGGTGCCAACCGGCCACCGATGTATGGAGATTTTGAAGCACAACGACACTGGCAAGAGGTGACGGTTAATCTCCCGGTGGGTGATTGGTACCGGAACACGTCGGACAACGATTTGCTGTACTGGGGGTTGGATTATCCTCCGCTCACCGCTTACCATAGCTATCTGGTTGGCTTATGGGCACGCCGGTGGCACAATGAATCGTTCGTTGCGCTGCACACGTCGCGGGGTATTAGCACGGATGAGCATAAACATTTTATGCGAAACACTGTCCTACTGGTCGATGTTATCCTGTACGTTCCAGCCATCCTGTACGCCACGTACACCGTAAGGAGACGGATGGCAAATGATCCATCGAAACCTCACAAGGGGGTTGAGTGGCTTTCTCCAGTCCTGGCTGTACTGTTCCCGGGACAAATTCTCATCGACAACGGTCATTTCCAGTACAACAACGTATCGCTTGCCTTGTGTGCTCTCGCCATTGTGGCCGTTATCGAAAGGCGAACGCTGGCAGGAGCGATTCTATTCTGTCTCGCGCTTAACTACAAGCAAATGGAACTCTACCACGCCTTGCCATTCTTTTTCTACCTTCTGCGTGATTGTTTCACCATAACGGATAGTTCTGCTACGCCCGGACGACGGCTCATAATCGGTGTAAAAAGGTTAACCCTGCTCGGTGCAACTGTTCTGCTAACATTCATCATCCTTTGGCTTCCCTGGTTGCGATCACTTGATGCTGTTGGGCAGCTAGTGCATCGGATATTCCCGGTGGCACGTGGCGTTTTCGAGGACAAAGTGTCCAACGTTTGGTGTGTGGTAAACGTATTCGTTAAGCTAAG GAACATTCCCAACACAACGATGgcattcgtttgtttgctgtgcacCTTGCTAGCCGTCCTGCCAAGTGGATTGCATCtgctttttcaaaaaacaccTACAACTCGAAGCTTTCTGTATTCGCTCACCGTGACGGCACTTGGATTTTTCCTGTTCAGCTTTCAAGTGCACGAAAAATCGATTCTTCTAGCAGCACTTCCGGCCACGCTGCTTCTACCACTGGAACCACTCGTGTCCTGCTGGTTTCTCCAGGTGGCCACCTTCAGCATGTTACCGTTGCTTCATAAAGATGGTCTCACAGGAGCGTTTGTGGCTCTTTCGATCATTAGCCTTACATTGCTTCGGATAGCAGCCAGACCACAGGGACAACaatcatccaacaaaaataaaaaatcgtcATACGATACGCTCAATCTACGTGGATTGCTTCCGGAGGGAATCGGAAACCAAGCTTCAGGGAGTGTCCTTCTAGCACTGTTCTATTTATCCCTGTTGGGACAGATTGTACTGCTGCTGGCATTCCTTTGCTTTAGGCCACCGCCACATCTTCCATTCATTTATCCTCTTCTCATATCGGCATACAGCTGTGGACACTTTGTGCTATTTTACCTGTACTTTAACTACAGACAGCTCTGTAACGACGGAACTGATCAGTCGAACAAGTTGCCAtctaaaataagtttaaaaaagaaagcaaaataa
- the LOC125764470 gene encoding probable serine/threonine-protein kinase MARK-B → MFRARKQLGKRQTADSGNGFRPKKFRTDQQVPTIDEGQTGAVDGAVPDGAGAVGSSERGEGEDATVNMSKYARRIVRGQTGNVLLDCEIPRYGTPVERKRCRKAGDFVIGYELGTSPGVPQTQYLARKQGTSEFYLLKILSFDPETEIVDKETLQGKVLLHNEFTLLSMLDDLDGVIHQHGFFSDYAFEERQIERDDGTMQSIYTGRIRRRLILVLDCVHAHEFCDESSAFISLQRHMLVARLSERDALELFYEVVKVVEQLHARNIIHRDLKLNNIVLDRRTGRIVLTNFFLGKHLINEQECLFDQRGSPAYISPDVLGGKPYRGKPSDMWALGVILYTIVYGKFPFLDTTPSALFRKIREADYTIPSGFNTTHETKSLIKRMLTLNPDERLTASEVRIELQQNLRKFRRPRMNCDQLVPELVNVQPPATLPASADKLVHGDQSIPTGKESSSGRSNVEPMEIDPCVNSSEKMVVNPSPKFDLSTEQFSRILEANVNQCRTEESSPKSKGERTFKVKTTTYRFTPTAVAAGQLHRQQELVEGVTVGGLHSGGSSGATNPSPSEQQPAAGGRRSNTSATAGNSVASGEQSLSSNAGRNWSRFNFNLNLQYTASSYNSAARAVAAAIAAVHSVGTSSTGNRSRAERIRNEPSGSGPNVTNDRPSLPRLLSVSQTVRMVRSAGGAQQQPQLSPPPLLITGPDANGAEPNVPFPPFAFEQTVNRPSLATLPPAAQRLYAIMNYISLNNRAPAGNNRSATLATTALPTAAPIAETDSTIGHDFNGIVTPEIADKIVAYLIVNLRSLDWVANVFRSIDGGVNDPELRVNNLLELLRQLGVRMEALNGQIVIRAEQTRDRQQFLSLLLRIAGYNDKYFHQRSS, encoded by the exons ATGTTCCGAGCACGCAAACAGCTTGGCAAGCGGCAAACGGCGGACAGTGGCAATGGCTTTCGTCCGAAGAAGTTCCGGACGGACCAGCAGGTACCGACGATCGATGAGGGACAAACGGGAGCAGTGGATGGTGCCGTCCCGGATGGGGCTGGTGCGGTAGGCAGCAGTGAGCGGGGGGAGGGTGAGGATGCGACGGTCAACATGAGCAAGTACGCGCGACGCATCGTGCGCGGACAGACGGGTAATGTTTTGCTCGATTGTGAAATCCCACGGTACGGTACACCGGTGGAACGGAAGCGCTGTCGGAAGGCGGGCGATTTTGTGATCGGTTACGAGCTTGGGACCAGTCCGGGTGTCCCGCAGACGCAGTATCTGGCCCGTAAGCAAGGTACCAGCGAATTCTATCTGCTGAAG ATCCTCAGCTTCGATCCGGAAACGGAGATTGTGGACAAAGAAACGCTACAGGGGAAGGTGCTGCTACACAATGAGTTTACGCTGCTCTCGATGCTGGACGATCTGGATGGTGTAATTCATCAGCACGGATTTTTCAGCGATTATGCCTTTGAAGAGCGTCAGATCGAGCGGGACGATGGTACGATGCAGTCGATCTACACCGGACGCATCCGGCGCCGATTGATACTCGTGCTGGACTGTGTTCATGCGCACGAATTCTGTGACGAATCGTCCGCTTTCATAAGCTTGCAGCGTCACATGCTGGTGGCACGACTAAGCGAACGCGATGCGCTGGAGCTGTTCTACGAGGTGGTAAAGGTGGTCGAACAACTGCACGCCCGCAACATCATCCATCGCGATCTGAAGCTGAACAACATTGTGCTCGATCGGCGTACGGGCCGTATCGTGCTGACGAACTTTTTCCTCGGAAAACATCTCATCAACGAGCAGGAATGTTTGTTCGATCAGCGCGGCAGTCCGGCATACATTTCGCCGGACGTGCTGGGCGGTAAACCGTACCGTGGGAAACCATCCGATATGTGGGCACTCGGCGTCATCCTCTACACGATCGTGTACGGAAAATTCCCCTTTCTGGACACCACACCGTCCGCACTGTTTCGGAAGATTCGTGAAGCGGATTATACGATCCCAAG CGGGTTCAACACAACGCACGAGACGAAAAGTCTCATCAAGCGTATGCTAACCCTTAACCCGGACGAACGCTTGACGGCGTCGGAGGTGCGCATTGAATTGCAGCAGAATCTGCGCAAGTTTCGTCGACCACGTATGAACTGTGATCAGCTCGTGCCGGAACTGGTTAATGTGCAACCGCCAGCTACACTACCAGCTTCCGCCGATAAACTCGTACATGGCGATCAATCCATCCCGACCGGGAAAGAATCGTCCAGCGGCCGTTCCAACGTCGAACCGATGGAGATTGATCCGTGCGTAAATAGTTCGGAAAAGATGGTCGTAAATCCATCGCCCAAATTCGATCTAAGCACGGAACAATTTTCCCGAATTCTGGAAGCGAACGTTAATCAATGCCGCACGGAAGAATCTTCTCCGAAGTCGAAAGGTGAGCGAACGTTTAAGGTGAAGACAACGACGTACCGCTTCACTCCGACCGCTGTGGCTGCTGGTCAACTACATCGGCAGCAGGAGCTTGTGGAAGGTGTTACGGTTGGGGGATTGCATTCGGGCGGTTCTTCCGGTGCGACAAACCCCTCACCATCGGAACAACAACCGGCAGCTGGTGGTAGACGATCGAATACATCGGCCACCGCCGGTAACAGTGTTGCGAGTGGTGAACAATCGCTGTCATCCAATGCTGGTCGGAATTGGAGtcggtttaattttaatttgaatctACAATATACCGCAAGCTCTTATAACAGTGCTGCCAGAGCCGTTGCTGCGGCAATCGCTGCTGTCCATAGTGTTG GAACTTCAAGTACCGGAAATCGGTCCCGAGCGGAAAGAATTCGAAATGAACCGAGCGGCAGCGGTCCCAACGTGACAAACGATCGTCCATCGTTGCCGCGGCTGCTGAGCGTTAGTCAAACTGTCCGTATGGTAAGATCGGCCGGTGGTGCACAGCAACAGCCACAACTATCGCCACCGCCGCTACTGATAACCGGTCCGGATGCGAATGGTGCGGAACCGAACGTACCATTTCCACCGTTCGCATTCGAACAAACGGTGAATCGTCCATCGCTCGCCACGTTACCACCGGCGGCACAGCGTCTGTACGCTATCATGAACTACATATCGCTTAACAATCGTGCCCCGGCCGGTAACAATCGATCCGCGACGCTAGCGACCACGGCATTACCGACGGCCGCACCAATCGCCGAGACCGATTCAACGATCGGACATGACTTTAACGGGATCGTAACGCCGGAAATAGCGGACAAGATCGTCGCGTACTTGATCGTAAATTTGCGCAGTCTCGACTGGGTGGCGAACGTGTTCCGTTCGATCGACGGTGGCGTCAATGATCCGGAGCTGCGCGTTAACAATCTGCTCGAGCTGCTGCGCCAGCTCGGCGTCCGGATGGAGGCGCTGAACGGGCAGATTGTGATCCGGGCCGAGCAAACGCGCGACAGACAGCAGTTCCTTAGCTTGCTGCTCCGGATCGCTGGCTATAATGATAAATACTTTCACCAACGGTCTTCTTAG
- the LOC125764499 gene encoding zinc finger protein 888, whose protein sequence is MSETSCRLCLGEVHPDDRGSSIREVLFRSAINRVFSFEIKHDDGLPIYTCNDCSQQVWDFNSYSQLVQRNQNTLEQTHLQESKPLNATESTVLYPIDPDKIKKETGITNEESENSVTVPEQLPEGCGLLAAIKTEPTDCDEQVEPVLTHDVVKCEFNFSDTEENTQVDRGADRDAVSETAAKDETVDNNESESDLDGDSNDDEASNTQREESITSANCKNLIEKMRERIRERIAANKVVFRCELCDRSYPNERYLKTHNAVVHAPYVRRKLWFPCNLCNRSFSHQTLLAEHRKTHAAGTGGTAKGKVSEAESTDGSEPAPDAYSFRCNECCKTFTCHKSLQTHTDVMHPFMVREPQTYSCDQCDRTFDECRKLTKHRRKHKFQQCPVCMKQLLKQNIGTHILAHQGVFRCDVCGKALSCKKSLKRHLETIHASPADRINHKYMCSLCPRKFYHIAHLQNHRQYHIMQKCPLCDKQVRKSHLYEHVAAHKGAYRCKPCDKLYTSKLGLKIHEKQKHGAGV, encoded by the exons ATGTCTGAAACAAGCTGTAGATTGTGCTTGGGAGAAGTGCATCCGGATGATAGAGGTTCTTCCATACGGGAGGTTTTATTCCGGAGTGCGATCAATCGCGTGTTTTCATTCGAG ATAAAGCATGACGATGGTTTGCCCATATACACGTGTAACGATTGTTCGCAGCAGGTATGGGACTTCAACAGTTACAGCCAGCTGGTGCAACGGAATCAAAACACATTGGAGCAAACACATTTGCAGGAGAGCAAACCATTAAATGCAACCGAAAGTACGGTATTGTATCCGATCGATCCGGATAAAATTAAGAAGGAAACTGGAATTACAAACGAGGAGAGCGAAAACTCCGTTACGGTACCTGAACAGCTGCCTGAAGGTTGTGGATTGCTGGCAGCTATTAAAACGGAACCCACCGATTGTGATGAGCAGGTGGAACCTGTCCTGACACATGACGTTGTAAAATGTGAGTTCAATTTTAGCGATacggaagaaaacacacaagtAGATCGGGGTGCAGATCGTGACGCCGTTTCCGAAACGGCGGCAAAGGATGAAACAGTCGACAATaacgaaagcgaaagtgaTCTCGACGGTGATAGTAACGACGATGAAGCTAGCAATACACAACGCGAGGAGTCAATAACGAGTGCGAATTGTAAAAACTTGATCGAAAAGATGAGAGAACGCATCAGGGAACGGATCGCCGCAAATAAAGTCGTCTTTCGGTGTGAACTGTGCGACAGATCATACCCGAACGAGCGGTACTTGAAAACACACAACGCCGTAGTACACGCACCGTACGTACGAAGAAAGCTTTGGTTTCCGTGCAATCTGTGCAATCGATCGTTTTCCCACCAAACACTGCTGGCTGAGCATCGTAAAACTCATGCAGCGGGAACAGGTGGTACAGCGAAGGGTAAAGTATCGGAGGCAGAATCCACGGATGGGTCCGAACCGGCCCCGGATGCATACTCGTTTCGTTGCAACGaatgttgcaaaacatttacatGCCACAAAAGCTTACAAACGCACACGGATGTAATGCATCCGTTCATGGTACGGGAACCCCAAACGTATTCGTGCGATCAGTGCGATCGAACGTTTGACGAGTGCCGAAAACTGACCAAACATCGGCGAAAGCACAAGTTTCAACAGTGTCCCGTGTGTATGAAGCAActgttgaaacaaaacatcggTACACACATACTGGCCCATCAGGGTGTGTTCCGTTGCGACGTGTGCGGCAAAGCACTGTCGTgtaagaaaagtttaaaacgTCACCTCGAAACAATACACGCCAGCCCTGCCGATCGCATTAATCATAAATATATGTGCAGCTTGTGTCCGCGCAAGTTTTACCACATTGCCCACCTGCAGAACCACCGCCAGTATCATATCATGCAGAAGTGTCCACTTTGTGACAAACAGGTAAGAAAAAGCCATCTGTACGAACATGTGGCCGCGCATAAAGGTGCGTATCGGTGTAAACCGTGCGATAAGTTGTACACATCCAAGTTGGGGTTAAAGATAcatgaaaaacagaaacatggTGCAGGTGTGTAA
- the LOC125764574 gene encoding bolA-like protein 2, which translates to MSGYTEEYIRQKLVDKLEATHVEVVDESDGCGGKFRVVVVSSQFQGKPLLQRHRLVNAALEEELKTIHAFSQKTYTPEQWAGETGP; encoded by the exons ATGTCCGGCTACACAGAGGAATACATCCGGCAGAAGCTGGTCGACAAACTGGAAGCAACACACGTG GAAGTGGTCGATGAATCAGATGGTTGTGGTGGCAAATTTCGTGTCGTAGTCGTTTCCTCCCAGTTTCAAGGCAAACCACTACTTCAACGACACAG GCTCGTTAACGCTGCACTGGAAGAGGAACTGAAAACGATTCACGCTTTCTCACAAAAAACCTACACCCCGGAACAGTGGGCCGGTGAAACTGGTCCTTAG
- the LOC125764517 gene encoding mevalonate kinase translates to MTEPTTVQRFEVSAPGKVILHGEHSVVYGHPAIAGSIGLRTYLNYTALEQSSSSSPMVIVEFRSIPFTAYLTVEMFEAFLREVDCNETLQPEAIQEQLRSQGDFPFVRFVQDPNPCLMDTTSKERMSLGSALYIINRVLRSEGVRTIDRSRIGAGGFRLSLHSEMSIGAGLGSSASYGVCVAAGAYHLARILQKDHSTSIEPDVRKKIYQWSFDSEIIMHVKPSGIDNEIATNGGLVRFRRGTGVDRVVTLHRPVHVLIVDTGVSRSTAMLVARAAKRLEQFPRTIGPVLEAMGGLVDEAISLLESDDDQDTVYDRLSSLVSINNNLLRSLGASHAALEQIFAIAERYGFSSKLTGAGGGGCGFVLLPAGYQELDSFQQLMAALTEAGFNSIETTVGIGAGFTLS, encoded by the coding sequence ATGACGGAACCGACCACCGTTCAACGGTTCGAAGTTTCCGCACCTGGGAAAGTGATCCTTCACGGGGAACATTCCGTTGTGTACGGTCATCCGGCGATTGCTGGATCGATTGGTTTGCGTACCTACCTCAACTATACCGCGCTCGAACAATCTTCATCCTCGTCACCCATGGTCATCGTGGAGTTCCGTTCGATCCCATTCACTGCCTACCTTACGGTGGAAATGTTTGAAGCGTTTCTACGTGAAGTTGACTGCAACGAAACGCTACAACCGGAAGCCATTCAAGAACAATTACGCTCACAGGGAGATTTTCCCTTCGTACGCTTTGTGCAAGATCCAAACCCCTGTCTGATGGATACGACTTCAAAGGAACGGATGTCCCTTGGCTCGGCGCTGTACATCATTAATCGGGTGCTACGATCGGAAGGTGTACGTACGATCGATAGATCTCGTATCGGTGCTGGTGGTTTTCGGCTTTCGCTCCATTCGGAGATGAGCATCGGTGCTGGATTGGGAAGTTCCGCTAGCTATGGCGTTTGTGTCGCTGCCGGTGCGTATCATCTTGCACGCATTCTCCAAAAAGACCATTCCACGTCGATCGAGCCGGATGTGCGGAAGAAGATCTATCAATGGTCGTTCGATTCGGAAATTATTATGCACGTAAAACCGTCCGGGATCGATAACGAAATCGCAACGAATGGTGGATTGGTCCGTTTCCGACGCGGTACCGGTGTGGACAGGGTCGTCACACTGCATCGTCCCGTGCACGTACTTATTGTAGACACGGGTGTTAGCCGCAGCACAGCAATGCTCGTCGCTCGTGCGGCTAAACGATTGGAACAGTTTCCACGTACGATCGGTCCCGTACTGGAAGCGATGGGTGGACTGGTCGATGAAGCAATTTCCCTTCTCGAATCGGACGACGATCAGGACACGGTTTACGATCGGCTTAGCTCACTTGTTAGCATCAACAATAATTTGCTCCGCTCGCTGGGCGCCAGTCATGCGGCTTTGGAGCAAATATTTGCCATCGCCGAACGGTACGGGTTTAGCAGCAAACTAACCGGTGCCGGTGGTGGAGGTTGTGGCTTTGTGCTGCTTCCGGCCGGCTACCAAGAGCTCGATTCATTCCAACAGCTGATGGCTGCACTAACCGAGGCTGGGTTCAATTCGATCGAAACCACCGTTGGTATTGGGGCGGGTTTTACACTAAGCTAA